CGATGGCATGTGAACTGGAGAACTCGTCGACAACTTGCCCGCCTGCCTGACTTCATGCTGCAAGACATCGGCATCTCCAGAATCGATGCCGAACAGGAAGCCCGGAAGCCTTTCTGGACTGAGTAACACCAACATCGCTGCCGATGTGGGCACTGAAATTTTAAAGGACGTTACTCAGAAAAAGGGGCGAGGGTCATGGGCAAACACAGGAATCATGATGAGAAGGACTCATCCGCGCGATCGTCGGAAGGACAGAATCCAACACGTTCAATAAACCGTGCCGATCGACTCA
This genomic stretch from Marinobacter salsuginis harbors:
- a CDS encoding DUF1127 domain-containing protein; this translates as MSAASSSAHAANYVHSSNTVKSSLIHKISRWHVNWRTRRQLARLPDFMLQDIGISRIDAEQEARKPFWTE